The following are encoded in a window of Rosa chinensis cultivar Old Blush chromosome 4, RchiOBHm-V2, whole genome shotgun sequence genomic DNA:
- the LOC112198244 gene encoding peroxidase 45, with product MEARSFIVLSVFLLPLLFGTVSAQLRTDFYKGTCPNVESLVSSAVATKFRQTFVTVPATLRLFFHDCFVRGCDASVLIQSPTNNAEKDHPDNLSLAGDGFDTVIKAKAAVDKDPNCRNKVSCADILALATRDVVKLAGGPSYSVELGRRDGRVSTVASVQRQLPPPTFNLDQLNTIFNAHGLTQTDMIALSGAHTLGFSHCNRFSKRIYNFSPAKSIDPTLNSGYALQLRQMCPLKVDPRIAINMDPTTPQKFDNAYFQNLQQGKGLFTSDQILFTDSRSKPTVNTFASSNAAFNQAFVQAITKLGRVGVLTGTRGEIRSDCTRPN from the exons ATGGAAGCTCGTAGTTTCATTGTTCTCTCAGTCTTTCTCCTACCTTTGCTCTTTGGAACAGTTTCTGCTCAGCTTAGGACGGACTTCTATAAAGGCACATGTCCCAATGTTGAGTCCTTAGTCAGCTCAGCCGTCGCGACCAAGTTCCGGCAGACTTTTGTTACTGTTCCAGCCACTCTTCGACTCTTCTTCCACGATTGCTTTGTTCGG GGTTGTGATGCTTCAGTGTTGATTCAGTCACCAACTAATAATGCTGAGAAGGATCACCCGGACAACCTTTCCCTCGCCGGAGATGGATTTGACACCGTGATCAAAGCCAAGGCTGCAGTTGATAAAGATCCTAACTGCAGAAACAAAGTTTCATGTGCAGATATACTAGCTCTGGCAACTAGAGATGTTGTGAAATTG GCCGGGGGACCATCGTATTCCGTTGAATTGGGTAGGCGAGATGGAAGAGTATCGACTGTTGCGAGTGTTCAGAGGCAGCTTCCTCCCCCTACTTTCAATCTAGACCAGCTTAACACCATCTTTAACGCTCATGGTCTCACCCAGACTGACATGATTGCATTATCAG GTGCGCACACACTTGGTTTCTCTCATTGCAACCGCTTCTCCAAACGAATCTACAACTTTAGCCCCGCAAAGAGTATCGACCCAACACTCAATTCAGGGTATGCATTGCAGCTTAGACAGATGTGCCCCCTTAAAGTGGATCCGAGAATTGCCATTAACATGGACCCAACTACACCTCAGAAGTTTGACAATGCTTACTTCCAGAACCTACAGCAAGGAAAGGGTCTATTCACCTCTGACCAGATACTATTTACGGATTCAAGATCAAAGCCTACTGTCAACACATTTGCATCAAGTAATGCTGCTTTTAACCAGGCTTTTGTGCAGGCCATAACCAAGTTAGGCAGAGTTGGGGTTCTAACTGGAACTCGAGGGGAGATTCGGAGCGATTGCACCCGTCCCAACTAG